One genomic region from Gemmatimonadaceae bacterium encodes:
- a CDS encoding plasmid pRiA4b ORF-3 family protein, with protein MRDIDPPIWRLVTVPDAFTLHQFHRVLQIVFSRLDYHLFAFELAARRFEMQDPEAEYETEDAASTALRHLDLRAGSEFVYIYDFGDDWHHDIRVEKVLPMPSERSPDWSPRLLGGARAAPPEDAGGPLGYANMLTALRDPGHPEHTEYVNWLPRHYDPERFDAWSLDHALALVVAWGAI; from the coding sequence ATGCGCGACATCGATCCGCCCATTTGGCGGCTCGTTACCGTTCCGGATGCCTTCACGCTTCACCAATTTCATCGCGTCCTGCAAATCGTGTTCAGCCGCCTGGACTACCACCTCTTTGCCTTCGAGCTCGCTGCGCGGCGCTTCGAGATGCAGGATCCAGAAGCCGAATACGAAACGGAGGATGCTGCGTCGACCGCGCTTCGCCACCTCGACCTGCGCGCGGGTTCCGAATTCGTGTACATCTACGATTTCGGCGACGACTGGCATCACGACATTCGCGTCGAGAAGGTTCTCCCGATGCCGTCGGAGCGAAGCCCCGATTGGTCGCCCCGTCTGTTAGGCGGTGCGCGAGCCGCGCCGCCGGAGGATGCGGGCGGGCCGCTCGGATACGCGAACATGCTCACGGCGCTGCGTGACCCGGGACACCCGGAACACACCGAGTATGTCAATTGGCTCCCGCGCCACTACGACCCGGAGCGATTCGACGCGTGGTCACTGGATCACGCGCTCGCGCTCGTGGTCGCCTGGGGCGCGATTTAG